A window of the Choristoneura fumiferana chromosome 30, NRCan_CFum_1, whole genome shotgun sequence genome harbors these coding sequences:
- the LOC141444630 gene encoding uncharacterized protein, with translation MGTPVPRVVYFLSFFYLIQCGYPPTGDEVQPGSVLLPASRRGRYLANIVRRQAVDGTGIKFNKDADRMNAEAKKKVDVLSEELLPYIIAEQERRTTLHKRVMTAIQNGEKGVTVAEIRNKPPLIIRKGLMYRCPANRAPKEPDGSGVLGCEDDITPTQIMYDSCLSAEDKELYNADTKYFFCNRHKIEGPDLPRNGSTVIGCAPIERTSLNYTTSKCTLEDTDDVVVHYRYYPDRTYKYVTELDPDHEVCDHWNPCQIGYIYSLPSPDMATPASELWQDSPEEHVHPSSKGPYNSSPRTVKLPGNSKARRSGEPLESTFVGVRMKDSVGGTRKLNENHFSFHLSVDMCSVTLTLTFSLFRPIYFGTYYAVIRSASTGRDIMIKFLTIVQSSVLVQPRALDCIHGQKLNSTVVPYKCNRCRLTTIMIRGQDQTIYNADTSRFRVTVGSRGKQQQSIEIDMENPKPQDFGDYFAIFQNGDGQEERVKILTVRCEFIFPFIYFT, from the exons ATGGGTACGCCTGTGCCTAGAgtcgtttattttttaagttttttctatttaatacaATGTGGATATCCGCCA ACAGGAGATGAGGTCCAACCGGGCAGTGTCCTCCTGCCTGCTTCTAGAAGAGGACGGTACTTGGCCAACATCGTACGACGGCAGGCTGTG GACGGCACAGGAATCAAGTTTAACAAAGATGCTGACCGT ATGAACGCCGAAGCTAAGAAGAAAGTCGATGTATTGTCAGAAGAGTTACTCCCATACATAATAGCGGAGCAGGAAAGACGTACCACCCTCCACAAGCGGGTGATGACGGCCATACAAAATGGTGAAAAGGGGGTGACCGTCGCCGAGATACGGAATAAGCCACCGCTCATCATCAGGAAGG GGCTCATGTACCGCTGTCCAGCGAACCGAGCACCTAAAGAACCAGATGGTTCAGGAGTCCTGGGCTGCGAGGATGACATCACGCCCACCCAGATCATGTACGACTCCTGCCTCAGTGCGGAAGATAAGGAACTCTACAACGCTGACACTAAATACTTTTTTTGCAATC GGCACAAGATCGAAGGCCCGGACCTACCCCGCAACGGGAGTACTGTGATTGGCTGCGCGCCTATAGAAAGGACATCGTTGAACTACACTACGTCTAAATGCACTTTGGAAGACACTGACGACGTGGTTGTGCACTATCGGTACTACCCTGATCGA ACATACAAATACGTAACGGAATTGGATCCCGACCACGAGGTGTGTGACCACTGGAACCCCTGCCAGATTGG GTACATATACAGTTTACCATCACCGGATATGGCTACCCCTGCGAGCGAATTGTGGC AGGACAGTCCAGAGGAGCACGTGCATCCTTCGAGCAAGGGGCCATACAATTCCAGCCCGAGAACGGTGAAGTTGCCTGGCAATAGCAAAG CTCGTCGCTCCGGTGAGCCTTTGGAGTCCACATTCGTTGGTGTTCGGATGAAGGACAGCGTCGGAGGCACCAGGAAG CTAAACGAGAACCACTTCTCTTTCCACTTGTCGGTGGACATGTGTTCCGTGACGCTGACGTTAACATTCAGTTTGTTCCGACCGATCTACTTCGGCACGTATTATGCTGTAATCAGGAGCGCCAGCACTGGGAGAGACATTATGATTAAGTTTTTGACGattg TACAAAGCTCCGTGCTGGTGCAGCCGCGGGCCCTGGACTGCATCCACGGACAGAAGCTGAACAGCACCGTCGTCCCGTACAAGTGCAACCGGTGTCGCCTCACCACCATCATGATCCGGGGCCAGGACCAGACCATCTACAACGCGGATACTTCACGATTTAGGGTCACTGTTGG CTCTAGAGGGAAACA ACAGCAATCGATCGAAATAGACATGGAAAATCCAAAACCCCAAGACTTCGGGGATTACTTCGCGATCTTCCAGAACGGCGACGGCCAGGAGGAGAGAGTCAAAATACTCACCGTCAGATGTGAGTTTATAttcccatttatttattttacatag
- the LOC141444600 gene encoding uncharacterized protein produces the protein MERLTISKLEKQTIYEIYRACRICGAGGGYRMPIIQNIVALDTSDVELVQKIQECLQLEVRSDDRMPPLICELCVDKVNDYYEFLKQSRQTNIRTRTRLGLPLQTVKKSEPVQSSPGDCTLGDKALACVDKPAPKKSKAGPKCSKKEEDNVNVEEPPVPSPAESRASSVSSRSSRTARRAPTPPRPVRVLKSATKTTPIMLGNKKVAEKEQEKGTESNDFIKAVRGLGKELHDLIQDNQKYDENSLLVPRSMKRKETEPPRPGIIPKRTRATLKEPVKELVKEPSPPRYKPGPKSRQAPREDPKSRTAPKEDPKSRLAPREDPKSRTAPKEDPKSRLALRDPKSLQGAKEDPKSRQAPKEDPKIPVPLKILKSKSKLNVVSTPPKVEEPPPKTTPHCTICDTPFKSHSGLSNHLKTHLVTYTKLCQACNPCGKWFVTTEEAATHHRYHRAATFPYHCRRCFEDYKTLPDYDSHISNGLCMPYDLIPDVKCERCWKTFITSTLMDAHRCQGVDGRPGGNCSKCSRGYLTQRTLKAHQKTCTYKKPAGGLIADPDVLRRLKPMQVRIARCDDLLARTGGRVDASTVKPNHGLDKNYLYPYIRFKSVKPKPLRRILAARGPIRDKPERDRYTHWDSDDSDSNSIIKTVDSLSTLCLKKIFSKNMLGKVPRKKRKEEIDAFDSVNDFSIDSDINNIISSLNDDLNNDCVRRNRKDSLIAIAINDIIGVPNFVPNFKLGNDNVARSSNDVHINDKNESNSNVIAGNESLNEIDKLKDLNDVEIENEGTDTVVSASDISTELHLIESESRDNTRNEAVCERMGDNMETNDTETKNDLDDKNKDENVEINNDEIRNFTSVDGKNNDDHFKDCNETNVQNNHLSTEEDYKYAELNHSENNIDDLDNQDKSDNMQQSSNNGNAITNNDSEVSNDNLGTKNRYENTDINYDLETQNSKHENQNINDLDNSHKSDNVQQNSNNDNVVTNNDSEISNENLESKNNHENIVMNDDLATQNNKHENVNPDHSKILNDNLSIDDDPVINNSETQNENDVQQNSETDTQNDNFNISHKDIKNDDINSHLDNLNEDLNAVNLNSETNTHSDCINSNVDTKYNENTQLHRIEDETKNWDVSKNVLEEPSFEAQNSPEKELQNSAVNGITTSDNFGESIKETKKITNESPIKHSIENLIGDTDKNPDKYIDEVISSIEDIINKNSRNEDTNDHLTNGEHSNQMDDRMLMDALDTHIGEGKEKTDNEKITLDDLLPKNNTPMELDDISDDDFNFDA, from the exons atggAACGACTTACGATATCTAAATTAGAAAAGCAGACTATCTATGAAATATACCGCGCGTGTCGAATATGCGGCGCTGGTGGAGGCTATCGAATGCCTATCATCCAAAATATTGTCGCTTTAGACACTTCCGATGTAGAATTAGTGCAGAAAATTCAAGAATGCTTGCAATTAGAG GTACGATCGGATGACAGAATGCCTCCTCTAATATGTGAGCTGTGCGTTGATAAGGTCAACGATTATTATGAGTTCCTGAAGCAGagcagacagacaaacatacggACAAGGACTCGTTTGGGACTACCGTTACAAACTGTCAAAAAAAGTGAG CCAGTCCAGTCAAGCCCTGGCGACTGTACCCTCGGAGACAAGGCACTGGCATGTGTGGACAAGCCTGCACCAAAGAAGAGCAAGGCTGGCCCCAAATGCTCTAAGAAGGAAGAAGATAATGTTAATGTTGAG GAACCCCCTGTGCCGTCGCCAGCGGAGTCCCGGGCCTCCAGCGTATCCAGCCGCAGCAGCCGCACGGCACGCAGGGCTCCGACGCCGCCGCGCCCCGTTCGTGTGCTCAAGAGTGCCACCAAAACGACCCCG attatgCTAGGAAATAAAAAAGTCGCAGAAAAAGAACAAGAGAAAGGGACAGAAAGCAATGATTTCATTAAAGCAGTGAGAGGCTTAGGAAAAGAACTGCATGATTTGATTCAG GATAATCAAAAATATGATGAGAACTCGTTGCTGGTGCCTCGCTCGATGAAAAGAAAAGAGACAGAACCACCCAGGCCTGGCATCATACCGAAGAGAACTAG GGCAACCCTTAAAGAGCCTGTAAAAGAGCTGGTGAAGGAACCCTCGCCACCGAGATACAAGCCGGGGCCCAAGTCCCGTCAGGCGCCCAGAGAGGACCCCAAGTCTCGAACCGCACCCAAGGAAGACCCTAAGTCTCGCCTGGCGCCCAGAGAAGACCCCAAGTCTCGGACAGCACCCAAAGAAGACCCTAAGTCTCGCCTGGCGCTTAGAGACCCTAAGTCTCTTCAGGGTGCCAAAGAAGACCCTAAGTCCCGGCAGGCGCCCAAAGAAGATCCCAAGATCCCGGTTCCCCTCAAGATACTTAAGTCCAAGTCTAAGCTGAACGTGGTATCAACACCACCAAAG gttgaaGAGCCTCCGCCAAAGACGACTCCCCACTGCACGATCTGCGATACGCCATTCAAATCGCACAGCGGGCTCTCCAATCATTTGAAAACCCATCTAGTGACGTACACCAAACTATG CCAAGCGTGCAACCCTTGCGGCAAGTGGTTCGTGACCACGGAAGAGGCGGCGACGCACCACCGCTACCACCGCGCCGCCACGTTCCCGTACCACTGCCGCCGCTGCTTCGAAGACTATAAGACGCTGCCCGACTATGACAG CCACATCAGCAATGGCCTGTGCATGCCGTACGACCTGATACCGGACGTCAAGTGCGAGCGGTGCTGGAAGACTTTCATCACCAGCACCCTCATGGACGCGCACAGGTGCCAGGGCGTCGACGGCAGGCCGGGGG GTAATTGTTCGAAGTGTTCGCGGGGGTACCTGACGCAGAGAACACTAAAGGCGCACCAGAAAACGTGCACATACAAGAAAC CCGCAGGAGGGCTGATAGCGGACCCGGACGTGCTCCGGCGCCTGAAGCCCATGCAGGTCCGGATCGCTCGCTGCGACGACCTGCTCGCAAGGACCGGCGGCCGCGTCGACGCCTCCACTGTTAAACCG aaCCATGGTCTAGATAAGAACTACCTTTATCCCTACATTCGCTTCAAATCAGTCAAGCCTAAGCCACTCCGAAGAATCCTGGCCGCGCGCGGACCAATCAGAGACAAGCCCGAGCGAGACAGATACACGCACTGGGACAGTGACGACAGTGACAGCAATAGCATCATCAAAACAGTTGATAGCCTCTCTACTTTGTgtctaaagaaaatattttccaaaaatatGCTCGGCAAAGTacctagaaaaaaaagaaaagaggaAATTGATGCGTTCGATTCTGTTAATGACTTTAGTATCGATAGTGACATAAATAACATTATAAGTAGTTTGAATGATGATTTAAATAATGATTGTGTTCGTCGAAATAGAAAAGACAGCTTGATAGCTATTGCTATTAATGATATCATTGGTGTacctaattttgtacctaactTTAAATTGGGAAACGACAATGTAGCTAGGAGCTCAAATGATGTACATATAAATGATAAGAATGAAAGTAATTCTAATGTAATTGCTGGAAATGAAAGTTTGAACGAAATTGACAAATTAAAAGATCTGAATGATGTTGAAATTGAAAATGAAGGTACTGATACGGTTGTTAGTGCTAGTGATATTAGTACCGAATTACATTTAATAGAATCAGAAAGTCGCGATAATACTCGTAATGAAGCGGTTTGTGAAAGAATGGGCGATAACATGGAAACAAATGATACAGAAACGAAAAATGATTTAGATGATAAGAACAAAGATGagaatgttgaaataaataatgatgaaaTCCGGAATTTCACAAGTGTAGATGGTAAGAATAATGATGATCATTTTAAAGATTGCAACGAAACAAACGTACAAAATAATCATTTAAGTACTGAAGAAGATTATAAATACGCAGAACTTAATCATTCAGAAAACAATATTGATGATTTAGATAATCAAGACAAATCTGATAATATGCAGCAAAGTTCTAATAATGGTAATGCTATTACAAATAATGACTCTGAAGTAAGTAACGATAATTTAGGGACTAAAAATAGGTATGAAAACACTGACATAAATTATGATTTAGAGACACAAAATAGTAAGCATGAGAATCAAAATATTAATGATTTAGATAATTCACACAAATCTGATAATGTGCAGCAAAATTCTAATAATGATAATGTTGTTACAAATAATGACTCTGAAATAAGTAACGAAAATTTAGAGTCTAAAAATAATCATGAAAATATTGTCATGAATGATGATTTAGCAACGCAAAACAATAAGCATGAGAATGTAAATCCAGATCATTCAAAAATTCTTAATGACAATTTAAGTATAGATGAtgatcctgttattaataattcAGAAACACAAAATGAAAACGACGTGCAACAAAATAGTGAGACTGATACACAAAATGATAATTTCAATATAAGTCATAAAGATATCAAAAATGATGACATAAATagtcatttagataacctaaatGAAGACTTAAATGCCGTTAACCTAAATAGTGAAACAAATACACATAGTGACTGTATTAATAGTAATGTAGATACCAAATATAATGAAAATACACAATTACATAGAATAGAGGATGAAACTAAAAATTGGGATGTTAGTAAAAACGTATTAGAAGAACCAAGTTTTGAAGCACAAAATTCACCGGAAAAAGAACTCCAAAATTCTGCTGTAAACGGTATTACAACCAGTGATAACTTTGGAGAAAGtataaaagaaacaaagaaaataacTAACGAAAGTCCAATTAAACATAGTATAGAAAATTTAATAGGCGATACAGACAAAAATCCAGATAAATACATAGACGAGGTTATATCAAGCATCGAAGATATTATCAACAAAAATTCAAGAAATGAAGATACAAACGATCATTTGACTAACGGAGAACATTCAAATCAGATGGATGATCGTATGTTGATGGATGCTTTGGACACTCATATAGGTGAAGGGAAAGAGAAGACAGATAATGAGAAAATAACTCTAGACGATCTTTTGCCTAAAAACAATACGCCGATGGAGTTAGACGATATTTCGGATGATGATTTCAACTTTGACGCTTGA
- the LOC141444463 gene encoding uncharacterized protein yields the protein MGPSINGNIAMIKISRFDASYEVGEHYDTTISYQCDSCDLTDILCNGESVLAAGRVSIVSVTKMISFNFPRFEDAHSCVYLGLFKHKDKVYTKVLAVIETVKITNQPKLKPPQEGEQWQQEINFICEDCNVDKVYVNGMKLDTDGGGAVAFFVATSSTIDIRITAYTDTYLGVYQAKFQLGDETCTKNIMELLDEASDQEASTAAADGDQTTSDGSETTEGGGADASTAPDGETTAAPAGDETTAEGGGEATTAGGEGEETTAQALAAEGTEVTESGITVAADVAVTQADDELNLSLDNGTRRDSQNPK from the exons atggggccatccataaa TGGCAATATTGCCA TGATCAAAATATCCCGTTTCGACGCATCCTACGAGGTCGGCGAACATTACGACACGACTATCTCGTACCAGTGCGACAGCTGCGACCTCACCGACATCCTGTGCAACGGCGAGTCGGTGCTGGCCGCCGGACGCGTGTCCATCGTGTCCGTCACCAAGATGATCAGCTTCAATTTCCCTCG atttGAGGATGCCCACTCTTGTGTGTACCTGGGTCTGTTCAAACACAAGGACAAGGTCTATACGAAAGTGTTGGCGGTCATCGAGA CCGTGAAGATTACTAACCAGCCTAAGTTGAAACCGCCACAGGAAGGCGAGCAGTGGCAGCAGGAGATCAACTTTATTTGCGAGGACTGCAACGTTGATAAG gtgtACGTAAATGGAATGAAACTGGACACTGACGGCGGCGGCGCCGTGGCTTTCTTTGTG GCAACGTCATCGACCATTGACATACGTATAACAGCATACACTGATACTTACTTGGGAGTTTATCAAGCCAAGTTCCAACTCGGAGACGAGACGTGCACCAAAAACATCATGGAGCTACT AGATGAAGCAAGCGATCAAG aagcATCAACAGCAGCTGCTGACGGAGATC aaacaaCGAGCGACGGGTCAGAGACTACGGAAGGCGGAGGAGCAGATGCGTCAACCGCCCCCGACGGAGAAACCACCGCGGCGCCAGCTG GTGACGAAACAACTGCAGAAGGCGGCGGTGAAGCAACCACAGCCGGTGGTGAAGGCGAAGAGACCACCGCTCAGGCGCTGGCTGCGGAGGGCACTGAAGTTACTGAGTCAGGCATTACGGTGGCCGCTGATGTCGCAGTCACGCAAGCTG